From a region of the Hymenobacter jejuensis genome:
- a CDS encoding L,D-transpeptidase scaffold domain-containing protein gives MLHRIVLLVTSTLLSLLQCTEQQHPALTTPAHPTALATTPTEATVSQLIRAMLDTSALSRTAPGARPALQAGSYVHTFYGAEPAPAWTAGTDSITTEATAALTLLAQAKSYGLQPENYAILHLSSLRDSLRFAASAGRNARQARFDVALSDAVLRFMLDLHRGRLRMYTPSPLEKATKRVFQPADTLREALAARRVVAAVLACQPPTHEYQRLQKALAQWLREPVAPDSAYQQQSHYEQAALNLERWRWEAFAAPDYVLINLPAYELYVVSGDSVLRRHRIIIGKPQTPSPTLSSAISYFTLAPDWHVPRSIATKEILPRLQADAGYLARNNYALYDMRGRPLDPYQINWRQVTPASFAYTIRQSAGCDNALGNIVFRFANPYSVYLHDTPVRQLFAQPVRALSHGCIRVEQPMQLAAYLLQREGRAVNLPSEAECALQPRPQDVRLRQPMPLHIRYFTCAAEGGKLRFYNDVYRLDAGLRQALFAAAPKL, from the coding sequence GTGCTACACCGAATTGTCCTGCTGGTAACCAGCACCCTGCTTAGCTTACTGCAATGCACTGAGCAGCAACACCCAGCCCTGACTACCCCAGCCCACCCGACCGCCTTGGCGACTACCCCAACGGAAGCGACTGTCAGCCAATTGATTAGGGCGATGCTGGACACTTCCGCCCTCAGCCGCACCGCTCCCGGTGCCCGTCCGGCCTTGCAAGCTGGCTCCTACGTGCACACGTTTTACGGCGCCGAACCGGCTCCCGCCTGGACGGCGGGCACCGACAGCATCACGACCGAGGCAACTGCCGCGCTGACGCTGCTGGCCCAGGCCAAATCCTATGGGTTGCAGCCCGAAAACTATGCGATTCTGCACCTGTCGTCCTTGCGCGACTCCCTGCGCTTTGCGGCTTCGGCGGGTCGCAACGCCCGGCAGGCCCGCTTCGACGTGGCTTTGAGCGACGCCGTGTTGCGCTTCATGCTGGATCTGCACCGGGGCCGGCTGCGGATGTACACCCCATCGCCGCTGGAAAAAGCCACGAAGCGCGTGTTCCAGCCCGCCGATACGTTGCGGGAAGCCCTGGCCGCCCGGCGCGTGGTAGCGGCGGTGTTGGCCTGTCAGCCCCCCACCCACGAGTACCAACGCCTGCAAAAGGCACTGGCGCAGTGGCTACGCGAGCCGGTAGCCCCCGACTCAGCTTACCAGCAACAGTCTCATTATGAACAAGCTGCACTTAACCTGGAACGCTGGCGCTGGGAAGCTTTTGCGGCCCCAGACTATGTGCTGATCAACCTGCCGGCCTACGAGCTGTATGTGGTAAGCGGCGACAGTGTGCTGCGTCGGCACCGCATCATCATTGGCAAGCCCCAGACGCCCTCGCCCACGCTCAGCAGTGCCATCAGCTACTTCACCCTGGCGCCCGACTGGCACGTACCGCGCTCCATTGCCACCAAAGAAATTCTGCCGCGCCTGCAAGCCGATGCGGGCTACTTGGCCCGCAACAACTACGCCCTCTACGATATGCGCGGCCGGCCTCTGGACCCTTACCAGATCAACTGGCGGCAAGTCACCCCGGCCAGCTTTGCCTACACCATCCGCCAATCGGCGGGCTGCGACAACGCCTTGGGTAACATTGTGTTTCGGTTTGCTAATCCCTACTCGGTGTATCTGCACGACACTCCCGTGCGACAGTTATTTGCGCAGCCCGTCCGCGCCCTCAGCCACGGGTGCATTCGGGTGGAGCAGCCTATGCAGCTGGCGGCTTACCTGCTGCAGCGCGAGGGCCGCGCCGTGAACTTGCCCAGCGAAGCCGAATGCGCGCTCCAGCCCCGCCCCCAAGACGTGCGCCTGCGGCAGCCCATGCCGCTGCACATTCGGTATTTCACCTGCGCGGCGGAAGGCGGAAAACTCCGATTTTACAACGACGTCTACCGCCTCGATGCCGGGCTACGCCAAGCCCTTTTTGCCGCTGCGCCTAAGCTGTAG
- a CDS encoding DUF1003 domain-containing protein produces the protein MPAQPIPATFISACSGREFPVSEQVDGHTLRPTLLTLIQQDHPDFTRDNYLAISELNTYRRQYIQNYLLREVGELSDLEQTVLDHIEGHSTLTDKLEEEVEPLTLGQRLADRIAAFGGSWTFILSFFGVLLFWIVLNAWWLRNGGFDPYPFILLNLLLSCLAAMQAPVIMMSQNRQEDKDRQRAKKDYMINLKSELEIRMLHEKLDHLILHQQQDLLEIQRIQVEMMNDILARLEASSTPAKV, from the coding sequence ATGCCCGCCCAACCCATCCCTGCCACGTTTATCAGTGCTTGCTCAGGCCGCGAATTTCCGGTGAGCGAGCAAGTCGATGGCCACACGCTGCGCCCGACCCTACTCACCCTGATTCAGCAGGACCACCCCGATTTTACCCGTGATAACTACTTAGCAATAAGCGAGTTAAACACCTATCGCCGCCAGTACATTCAAAACTATCTGCTGCGGGAGGTCGGGGAACTTTCGGACCTGGAGCAAACCGTGCTCGACCACATCGAGGGCCACAGCACCCTCACCGATAAGCTCGAAGAAGAGGTAGAACCCCTGACCCTAGGCCAACGCTTGGCCGACCGCATTGCCGCGTTTGGGGGTAGCTGGACGTTTATTCTGAGCTTTTTCGGTGTCCTGCTATTTTGGATCGTGCTGAATGCCTGGTGGTTACGCAATGGCGGCTTCGACCCCTATCCGTTTATACTGCTGAACTTGCTGCTTTCCTGCCTCGCGGCTATGCAGGCCCCGGTCATTATGATGAGCCAGAACCGACAGGAGGACAAGGATCGTCAACGGGCCAAAAAAGACTACATGATCAACCTGAAGTCGGAGCTTGAAATCCGGATGCTGCACGAGAAGCTCGATCACCTGATTCTGCACCAGCAGCAGGATCTGCTTGAGATTCAGCGCATTCAGGTGGAAATGATGAACGATATCCTGGCGCGTCTGGAGGCTTCGTCCACGCCCGCTAAGGTCTGA
- a CDS encoding MBL fold metallo-hydrolase RNA specificity domain-containing protein → MNRTVRLPSAPLPFVWLPKSSSTQPATRPVAATAQPIAVEWAAAEPLPLDVSLTFLGAAHCVTGSKYVLTLERGRNRHQLLVDCGLFQGLKELRMRNHEPLPLVAADLEAVVLTHAHIDHSGYLPKLVKDGFQGPIFCTDATADLLKILLLDSAKLQEEEAAFANAEGYSKHHPAEPLYTVADAEQVLTLLETAPYNQTLQVADQVQVIFRDAGHILGSAIVEMTLQGARQSKKLVFSGDLGRYNNPVLFDPTPVNEADVLLVESTYGDRDTRIEDPEAELARLINEAVERGGVLLIAAFAVGRTQTLLYYLKKLRQEGRVPQIPVYVDSPMGIRVTSLFRQHPTAHRLGLNNPFDFSGLHFVSDQQQSKALNRLTGPAIIISASGMCTGGRIVHHLHNRLPRPQDTLLLVGYQAEGTRGRSLQDGEKQIKMFGEWVPVRCHVTELDGFSAHADRSELLRWLRGFSQAPKRTFVVHGEPLAAESLAQALRHDRGWSSVIVPEYLESDVLFTGI, encoded by the coding sequence ATGAATCGAACAGTTCGCCTTCCTTCCGCACCGCTGCCTTTTGTCTGGCTGCCGAAGTCCTCTTCTACCCAACCCGCAACGCGCCCGGTTGCGGCCACCGCGCAGCCGATCGCGGTAGAATGGGCCGCCGCCGAGCCGCTGCCCCTCGACGTAAGCCTGACCTTTCTGGGGGCAGCGCACTGCGTAACGGGCTCAAAATATGTGCTGACGCTGGAGCGCGGCCGCAACCGGCACCAGCTGCTGGTTGATTGCGGGTTGTTTCAGGGCCTGAAAGAATTGCGCATGCGCAACCACGAGCCGCTTCCGCTGGTCGCGGCCGACCTAGAGGCGGTAGTGCTTACCCACGCCCACATCGACCACAGCGGCTACTTGCCCAAGCTGGTAAAAGACGGCTTTCAGGGCCCTATTTTCTGCACCGACGCCACGGCCGACCTGCTCAAGATTTTGCTGCTCGACTCGGCCAAGCTGCAAGAGGAAGAAGCGGCTTTTGCCAACGCCGAAGGCTATTCGAAGCACCATCCCGCGGAGCCGCTTTATACCGTAGCCGACGCCGAGCAGGTGCTCACGCTACTGGAAACTGCGCCCTACAATCAGACATTGCAAGTCGCTGATCAAGTGCAGGTTATCTTTCGGGATGCCGGTCATATTCTGGGGTCTGCCATTGTGGAGATGACCTTACAGGGCGCCCGACAAAGCAAGAAGCTCGTGTTTTCCGGCGACTTGGGCCGCTACAACAACCCCGTGCTGTTCGACCCAACGCCTGTAAATGAGGCTGACGTGCTGCTGGTAGAATCTACGTACGGCGACCGCGATACGCGCATTGAAGACCCGGAAGCAGAGCTGGCCCGACTCATCAACGAAGCCGTAGAGCGGGGCGGCGTGCTGCTTATCGCGGCCTTTGCCGTGGGGCGCACCCAAACCTTGCTCTACTACCTCAAAAAGCTGCGGCAGGAAGGCCGCGTGCCTCAGATACCGGTGTACGTAGACAGCCCGATGGGCATTCGGGTAACTTCGCTGTTTCGTCAGCACCCCACGGCACACCGCTTGGGGCTGAACAACCCGTTCGATTTTTCGGGCTTGCATTTCGTCAGCGACCAGCAGCAGTCTAAAGCACTGAACCGGCTAACGGGTCCGGCCATCATCATTTCGGCCAGCGGCATGTGCACGGGCGGCCGCATCGTGCACCACCTGCACAACCGCCTCCCCCGCCCCCAGGATACGCTGTTGCTGGTGGGTTATCAGGCCGAAGGCACCCGCGGCCGCAGCCTCCAAGACGGCGAAAAGCAAATCAAGATGTTCGGTGAGTGGGTACCGGTGCGTTGTCACGTAACGGAGCTCGACGGCTTTTCGGCCCACGCCGACCGCTCCGAGCTTCTGCGTTGGCTGCGCGGTTTTTCCCAGGCGCCCAAGCGCACGTTTGTAGTGCACGGCGAGCCGCTGGCGGCTGAAAGCCTAGCCCAAGCCTTGCGCCACGACCGGGGTTGGTCGTCGGTGATCGTGCCGGAGTACCTGGAGTCGGATGTGCTGTTCACGGGTATTTAA
- a CDS encoding universal stress protein, with amino-acid sequence MKTILVPIDLTASAEATLAFANKLAVRWPAEIVLLYCHFGATLTDADALAQEHRLRSLAERLRYQQLTRQDGRRILYRYRVLAGCLHDHIRDEAAQCAADLLVMGLEHIDCGRVETPGNHAASITELVTCPVLVVPPGRRSLPTRMVFSANFNTLDLNTLPRLSALQAAFPAQLDLVQFYAPADRGLRLVLKKAAEKAASQLTWPVASTQLLEDDEPLEGISEFCARTQAQLLIIAPVSKDQLLRYFDVCYTKTRAYHTQIPVLVLQQTPRQTTVACCERCAERMGLSADNHSETRPANLVPAHS; translated from the coding sequence ATGAAAACCATCCTCGTTCCCATCGACCTTACCGCTTCGGCCGAAGCCACGCTGGCTTTTGCCAACAAGTTGGCCGTGCGCTGGCCGGCCGAAATTGTGTTATTGTACTGCCACTTCGGCGCCACGCTGACCGACGCCGACGCCCTGGCACAGGAGCATCGGCTGCGTAGCCTTGCCGAACGCCTTCGCTATCAGCAGCTTACTCGCCAAGATGGGCGCCGGATTCTGTACCGCTACCGCGTGCTGGCCGGTTGCCTGCACGACCACATCCGCGACGAAGCAGCCCAGTGCGCGGCCGACTTGCTGGTAATGGGCCTAGAGCACATCGACTGCGGCCGGGTAGAGACGCCCGGCAACCACGCAGCCTCCATCACGGAGCTCGTGACGTGTCCGGTGCTGGTGGTGCCGCCCGGCCGGCGATCACTGCCCACGCGCATGGTTTTTTCGGCTAATTTTAACACCCTCGACCTGAACACCTTACCGCGGCTTTCGGCCCTGCAAGCGGCCTTCCCGGCGCAACTGGATTTGGTGCAGTTTTACGCACCCGCTGATCGGGGGCTGCGGCTAGTTTTGAAAAAAGCCGCCGAAAAAGCGGCGTCGCAGCTCACGTGGCCCGTGGCCAGCACGCAGCTGCTGGAAGACGACGAGCCCCTGGAAGGCATCAGCGAGTTTTGTGCCCGCACGCAGGCGCAACTACTCATCATTGCGCCGGTCAGCAAAGACCAGCTCCTGCGCTACTTCGACGTGTGCTACACCAAAACGCGCGCCTACCACACCCAAATTCCGGTGCTCGTGCTGCAGCAGACCCCACGCCAGACCACCGTCGCCTGCTGCGAACGCTGCGCCGAGCGCATGGGCCTCTCCGCCGATAACCATTCCGAGACCCGGCCCGCCAATCTGGTCCCGGCGCATTCGTAG